In Porites lutea chromosome 7, jaPorLute2.1, whole genome shotgun sequence, a single window of DNA contains:
- the LOC140944092 gene encoding melanocortin receptor 4-like, whose protein sequence is MTNQFCFHKLDHLRKLVELQRSFMYILCVLYLLFSIVASIGNLTVIYALWKASSMHSTVKKLFPSLAFSDLAVGILSQPMFGVIIAVMLSIAYADRYISYTSFCPTILSVFYFFNFLLSCASFMNVTAIAVDRLLAISLHLRYHEFITSKRVISALVCLWIVSFIVATLFIVLPNGNDMVAAITVCLGLFLASVAYIRIYKVVKYHQNRIQGQTQQQNPQEMEQLRQKKSAYNAFFVFLVFVACYFPLFIFVILDTVNSSQISLAGKHASIFLVLLNSSLNPVVYCWRYREIREIVKRTFKEVFCIKLTGLSSHGKRIFVRSIVPRQ, encoded by the coding sequence ATGACCAACCAGTTCTGCTTTCACAAATTGGATCACCTGAGGAAACTCGTTGAACTGCAAAGAAGTTTTATGTACATCTTGTGTGTTTTATATTTGCTATTTTCGATCGTGGCGTCCATTGGAAATCTTACTGTTATTTACGCTCTGTGGAAAGCCTCCTCAATGCATAGTACCGTAAAAAAATTGTTCCCGAGTCTCGCTTTTTCTGATCTTGCTGTTGGAATACTGTCCCAACCGATGTTTGGCGTTATAATCGCAGTGATGTTGAGTATAGCGTATGCGGATCGCTATATCAGTTATACATCTTTCTGCCCAACAATTTTGAgcgtattttattttttcaattttcttctttcatgTGCATCGTTTATGAACGTTACAGCCATTGCAGTTGATCGACTCTTAGCTATTTCACTTCACCTTCGATATCACGAATTCATCACGTCCAAACGTGTTATTTCAGCATTGGTGTGTTTATGGATAGTAAGCTTTATCGTTGCGACATTGTTCATTGTACTGCCAAATGGCAATGACATGGTGGCTGCTATAACTGTATGTCTTGGACTTTTTTTGGCAAGCGTGGCATATATTCGTATTTACAAAGTTGTCAAGTATCATCAGAATCGAATACAAGGCCAAACACAGCAGCAAAATCCTCAAGAAATGGAACAACTCCGACAAAAGAAGTCTGCCTATAATGCTTTCTTCGTCTTCTTGGTTTTCGTAGCCTGTTATTTTCCactatttatttttgtaatattAGATACGGTAAACAGTTCACAAATTTCACTGGCAGGGAAGCATGCCTCTATTTTCTTGGTTCTTTTAAATTCCTCATTGAACCCCGTCGTGTACTGCTGGCGATATCGAGAAATTCGTGAAATTGTGAAAAGAACATTCAAGGAggtattttgcataaaattaACTGGGTTATCATCACATGGAAAGAGAATATTTGTACGCTCGATTGTCCCTAGACAATAA